One stretch of Hevea brasiliensis isolate MT/VB/25A 57/8 chromosome 12, ASM3005281v1, whole genome shotgun sequence DNA includes these proteins:
- the LOC110647150 gene encoding uncharacterized protein LOC110647150, with amino-acid sequence MGNGYNHHQKLHLHHKSTFLPMLCSRTSIKDVALPKLEDRSMSFSSDPLSPKIGCMGQVKRHNNKIVGFPTSNKITITRSDTSTPVVKYSKLKRIFSAKNSFTATTATSVPNTTSSCRRRGVILNGVRGPKIDHSKENSVYIRIEDMDPPLPVIKKVHKPAADGEVDTLWKRRSGGAALKNLQLQQIQLNRHNLAPTTV; translated from the coding sequence atgggtaatgGATACAATCACCACCAGAAGCTGCATCTCCATCACAAGTCCACATTCTTGCCGATGCTTTGTTCAAGAACTTCCATCAAAGATGTGGCTCTTCCGAAATTGGAAGATCGATCTATGTCCTTCTCCAGTGACCCTTTATCGCCAAAGATCGGTTGCATGGGTCAGGTCAAGAGACACAACAACAAGATAGTTGGCTTCCCCACTTCTAACAAGATCACCATCACCAGAAGCGACACTAGTACTCCTGTCGTCAAATATTCTAAGCTAAAGAGGATCTTCTCCGCCAAGAATAGTTTCACTGCCACCACTGCTACATCAGTACCAAATACTACTAGTTCTTGTAGAAGAAGAGGAGTGATCTTGAATGGTGTAAGAGGACCCAAGATTGATCATAGCAAAGAGAATTCTGTTTATATTAGAATAGAAGATATGGATCCTCCATTGCCTGTGATCAAGAAAGTGCATAAACCAGCTGCAGATGGAGAAGTAGATACCCTTTGGAAGAGGAGATCTGGAGGGGCTGCATTGAAAAACTTGCAGCTGCAGCAGATTCAACTTAATAGACATAATCTTGCACCAACTACTGTTTGA
- the LOC110647135 gene encoding histone acetyltransferase of the MYST family 1 isoform X2 produces the protein MAEISNCEKQPIYLNGDLDSFIIEVRRFPNIFTSPLEHLKPAMGSIETPTNPENGSGSATATVSPAGAADFYQKPHSVVNGMPPPAAEMTQIESDSLKKRRSSVLPLEVGTRVLCRWRDGKYHQVKIIERRKMQCGGPNDYEYYVHYTEFNRRLDEWVKLEQLDLDSVETVVDEKVEDKVTSLKMTRHQKRKIDETHVEGHEELDAASLREHEEFTKVKNIATIELGRYEIETWYFSPFPPEYNDSVKLYFCEFCLNFMKRKEQLQRHMRKCDLKHPPGDEIYRSGTLSMFEVDGKKNKVYGQNLCYLAKLFLDHKTLYYDVDLFLFYVLCECDDRGCHMVGYFSKEKHSEESYNLACILTLPPYQRKGYGKFLIAFSYELSKKEGKVGTPERPLSDLGLLSYRGYWTRVLLDILKKHKGNISIKELSDMTAIKAEDILTTLQSLELIQYRKGQHVICADPKVLDRHLKAAGRGGLEVDVSKLIWTPYKEQG, from the exons ATGGCTGAGATCTCCAACTGTGAAAAGCAACCAATCTATCTTAATGGAGACCTTGACTCATTTATTATTGAAGTTAGAAGGTTTCCTAACAT ATTTACGAGCCCACTTGAACATCTGAAACCGGCTATGGGTTCCATAGAAACACCAACAAATCCGGAGAACGGCTCCGGAAGCGCAACAGCAACCGTGTCCCCTGCTGGCGCCGCCGACTTCTACCAGAAGCCTCATTCTGTTGTCAACGGAATGCCTCCGCCGGCCGCCGAAATGACGCAGATAGAATCTGACTCGTTGAAGAAGAGAAGGTCGAGTGTGCTACCGCTTGAGGTGGGTACTCGTGTGCTGTGCCGTTGGAGGGACGGCAAGTATCACCAGGTAAAGATCATCGAGCGCCGCAAAATGCAGTGCGGTGGACCTAACGATTACGAGTATTACGTCCATTACACCGAGT TTAATAGGAGGCTTGATGAATGGGTGAAGCTTGAACAACTAGATCTTGATTCAGTGGAGACTGTTGTAGATGAGAAGGTGGAAGACAAG GTAACAAGCTTGAAAATGACACGTCACCAGAAACGTAAGATTGATGAAACACATGTAGAG GGCCACGAGGAGCTTGATGCTGCCAGCTTACGTGAACATGAGGAATTCACAAAAGTGAAAAATATAGCCACTATTGAACTTGGGAGATATGAGATTGAGACATGGTACTTCTCCCCCTTTCCACCGGAATACAATGATTCTGTCAAGCTGTACTTTTGTGAGTTTTGCCTCAATTTCATGAAGCGTAAAGAACAGCTTCAAAGGCATATG AGAAAGTGTGATCTCAAGCATCCCCCTGGTGATGAGATCTATCGGAGTGGTACATTGTCAATGTTCGAG GTTGATGGCAAAAAGAACAAAGTTTATGGCCAGAATCTTTGTTATTTAGCAAAGCTATTTCTTGATCACAAGACCCTTTATTATGATGTCGACCTGTTTCTATTCTACGTTTTGTGTGAATGTGATGATCGAGGATGCCACATGGTGGGATATTTTTCCAAG GAAAAACATTCTGAGGAATCATATAATTTGGCATGTATTCTCACTCTTCCTCCTTACCAAAGGAAAGGCTATGGAAAATTTTTAATTGCCTTCT CATATGAACTTTCCAAGAAAGAAGGTAAAGTTGGTACACCTGAAAGACCACTTTCTGACCTAGGATTGTTGAGCTACAGAGGGTACTGGACTCGAGTTCTTTTGGACATCTTGAAGAAACACAAGGGCAATATTTCTATCAAG GAGCTTAGTGACATGACAGCCATCAAGGCGGAGGATATTTTGACCACCCTTCAGAGCCTAGAATTGATTCAGTACAGAAAGGGGCAGCATGTGATTTGTGCAGATCCAAAAGTCTTGGATCGTCATCTAAAAGCTGCTGGCCGTGGTGGTCTAGAGGTTGATGTTAGCAAATTGATCTGGACTCCTTATAAAGAACAGGGTTGA
- the LOC110647135 gene encoding histone acetyltransferase of the MYST family 1 isoform X1, protein MAEISNCEKQPIYLNGDLDSFIIEVRRFPNIFTSPLEHLKPAMGSIETPTNPENGSGSATATVSPAGAADFYQKPHSVVNGMPPPAAEMTQIESDSLKKRRSSVLPLEVGTRVLCRWRDGKYHQVKIIERRKMQCGGPNDYEYYVHYTEFNRRLDEWVKLEQLDLDSVETVVDEKVEDKVTSLKMTRHQKRKIDETHVEGHEELDAASLREHEEFTKVKNIATIELGRYEIETWYFSPFPPEYNDSVKLYFCEFCLNFMKRKEQLQRHMVSRLSKISMRKCDLKHPPGDEIYRSGTLSMFEVDGKKNKVYGQNLCYLAKLFLDHKTLYYDVDLFLFYVLCECDDRGCHMVGYFSKEKHSEESYNLACILTLPPYQRKGYGKFLIAFSYELSKKEGKVGTPERPLSDLGLLSYRGYWTRVLLDILKKHKGNISIKELSDMTAIKAEDILTTLQSLELIQYRKGQHVICADPKVLDRHLKAAGRGGLEVDVSKLIWTPYKEQG, encoded by the exons ATGGCTGAGATCTCCAACTGTGAAAAGCAACCAATCTATCTTAATGGAGACCTTGACTCATTTATTATTGAAGTTAGAAGGTTTCCTAACAT ATTTACGAGCCCACTTGAACATCTGAAACCGGCTATGGGTTCCATAGAAACACCAACAAATCCGGAGAACGGCTCCGGAAGCGCAACAGCAACCGTGTCCCCTGCTGGCGCCGCCGACTTCTACCAGAAGCCTCATTCTGTTGTCAACGGAATGCCTCCGCCGGCCGCCGAAATGACGCAGATAGAATCTGACTCGTTGAAGAAGAGAAGGTCGAGTGTGCTACCGCTTGAGGTGGGTACTCGTGTGCTGTGCCGTTGGAGGGACGGCAAGTATCACCAGGTAAAGATCATCGAGCGCCGCAAAATGCAGTGCGGTGGACCTAACGATTACGAGTATTACGTCCATTACACCGAGT TTAATAGGAGGCTTGATGAATGGGTGAAGCTTGAACAACTAGATCTTGATTCAGTGGAGACTGTTGTAGATGAGAAGGTGGAAGACAAG GTAACAAGCTTGAAAATGACACGTCACCAGAAACGTAAGATTGATGAAACACATGTAGAG GGCCACGAGGAGCTTGATGCTGCCAGCTTACGTGAACATGAGGAATTCACAAAAGTGAAAAATATAGCCACTATTGAACTTGGGAGATATGAGATTGAGACATGGTACTTCTCCCCCTTTCCACCGGAATACAATGATTCTGTCAAGCTGTACTTTTGTGAGTTTTGCCTCAATTTCATGAAGCGTAAAGAACAGCTTCAAAGGCATATGGTGAGCCGTCTCTCAAAAATTTCCATG AGAAAGTGTGATCTCAAGCATCCCCCTGGTGATGAGATCTATCGGAGTGGTACATTGTCAATGTTCGAG GTTGATGGCAAAAAGAACAAAGTTTATGGCCAGAATCTTTGTTATTTAGCAAAGCTATTTCTTGATCACAAGACCCTTTATTATGATGTCGACCTGTTTCTATTCTACGTTTTGTGTGAATGTGATGATCGAGGATGCCACATGGTGGGATATTTTTCCAAG GAAAAACATTCTGAGGAATCATATAATTTGGCATGTATTCTCACTCTTCCTCCTTACCAAAGGAAAGGCTATGGAAAATTTTTAATTGCCTTCT CATATGAACTTTCCAAGAAAGAAGGTAAAGTTGGTACACCTGAAAGACCACTTTCTGACCTAGGATTGTTGAGCTACAGAGGGTACTGGACTCGAGTTCTTTTGGACATCTTGAAGAAACACAAGGGCAATATTTCTATCAAG GAGCTTAGTGACATGACAGCCATCAAGGCGGAGGATATTTTGACCACCCTTCAGAGCCTAGAATTGATTCAGTACAGAAAGGGGCAGCATGTGATTTGTGCAGATCCAAAAGTCTTGGATCGTCATCTAAAAGCTGCTGGCCGTGGTGGTCTAGAGGTTGATGTTAGCAAATTGATCTGGACTCCTTATAAAGAACAGGGTTGA